The window TGCAGGTGTTATCGGCACATTAGCAGAGCCATTAACCCAAGCAGAATTTTTGCAATTTTTGAAAGTAAAAATGAATCTGACTGCCATTCGATATACAGAAACACAGACTGACTACATCAGCAAAATAGCGATTTGCGGAGGGAGCGGACGGTTTCTATTAGAAGATGCAATGCGCCAAGGAGCTGACGTCTTTGTTACTGCTGATTTTAAATATCACGACTATTTTGAGGCAGAACATAAAATCATGGTATGCGACATTGGACACTACGAATCAGAGATTTTTACCACAGAAATATTTATGAAAATTATTCAGGAAAAATTTCCTAAATTTGCGCCCCGTTTCACTGAAACAAATACTAACCCAATCAAATATTATATTTAAAGATGGATATAACCGTAGAAAACAAACTCAAAGCGCTGTGGGCACTTCAAGAAATCGACAGTAAACTTGACAAGTTAAATGCCCTAAAAGGAGAACTTCCGATGGAAGTTGCAGATCTTGAAGACGAAATCGCAGGTTTAGAAACAAGAGCACAAAATATCCGCCATGAGATTGAAAATCATGAAGAGAAAATCAGCGAATACAAGCATAAAATCAAGCAAAGCGAGCAGTTTATTACAAAGTTTAAACAACAATTAAACGATGTTAAAAACAACCGTGAATACGAAGCTTTAACCAAAGAAATCGAGATTATGGAACTCGAAATCCAGGCAGCAGAGAAAAGAATCAAAGACGCCTCATTTGCAATAGAAGGGCAAAATACTCTCATTACTGAAACAGAGTCAAAAATAGAATCAGGCAAAAAGGATATCGAAGCCAAGAAGAAAGAATTGGTAACCATAATTGAAGAAACTGAAGAAGAGGAAATAAAACTCGGAGAAGAAAGAGACGAAGCTATCAAGGAAATAGAAGAGCGACTTTACTACTCTTATGGCAGAATCAGAAAAAACGCCAATAATGGTATAGCAATAGCCCCTATCGTTCGTTCTTCATGCGGAGGTTGTTTCGCAAAAATTCCACCTCAAAGACAAGCGGATATTAAACAACACCTCAAAATCAATGCATGCGAACACTGCGGCAGGATTATTGTTGACGAAACCATCACCGGAATTCACGCTCAGGTGGAGGAAGAAGATAAAAAACCAAGACGTAGGCTTAAAAAACGTCTTAACTCAGGAACCACAATTTAATAATCGGTTTTTGTATAATTATAAAAAATGCCTGCTAATGCAGGCATTTTTGTTTGTAGCGCACCCGAAGGGAGTCGAACCCCTATCATAAGAACCGGAATCTTACATTTTATCCATTAAACTACGGGTGCAAACTTGGGGGCACGAAAATACAACAATTTACTGCGCAGGAACCTCATTAAAAAAACACGATATTTGCCATGCCATGTTAAAAAATATTTTTGACCCTCAAAAAGTCAAAGTTGATGATATCAATGACTTCTGCAAAAACACCATGACAGATGTTTTGGATATTAAAATTACTGAAATTCACCCCGACTATATAAAATCCGAAATGCCTGTGAACACTAAAACAATCCACCCTTTTCGCATGATGCACGGAGGGGCTTCTTTTGTTCTGGCTGAACATGTAGGCAGTGTGGCTTCAAACCTTGTAATGGACGCGAACAGTTCCTTTGCTTTCGGACAGAGCCTTGTTGGCAGTCACATCAAACCTGCTAACGAAGGTGAAACCGTGTATGGATATGCTTATGCACTACATTTGGGAGCAACTTCACATATTTGGGACATTAAAATCAGAAACACAAACGAACAACTTGTGTTTTCGGGACAATTAACCATGGCTATCAGACCTAAAAAAACTCATGCCTGATATTGCCAAAGCATGTTTTAGGATTCCTTCGCAAGACTTACTCTTTTTTGAGGGGCAGGAGGAAAGTTTGTCTGTTTTTCCGCAAGACAGAACAGGATATGTGATTTCTAACTTTGAGGGCACTGAGTTTCAGTTTATAGCAGCCAAAGCAAATCCGGACAAAGTTGAGTTTAGCAATCACCATGCACCCGGAATCAAACTTGACAAGAGTATTGATAAACACTTTTTTATTAACTATGTCAAACAAATACAATCTCATATAAAGTCGGGGGAAGCAAGCAAAGTGGTTGCGAGCAGATGCAATCAAATAGACTTACCTGACTCTTTTGAAATAAACACTTTTATTCAACAATTAGCCACCACATATCCCAATGCCTACATCTCTGCCTATCAAGGCAAAAAAGGCACCTATGTTACTGCAACACCGGAGCTGTTGTTACACATGAATAATAAAGGGGATGCAGAAACTATGGCGCTTGCCGGCACAGCAAAATGGGAAGAAAGAGACCGCTTGGGTGTTAAAGAAAAAGAAGAACAAGGGTTTATTGTAACTCATTTACAAGAAGTGCTTGACACATTCAAGCTGCCTTATGACAAGACTGCCAAATCTATTGTCCATGCAGGGCATTTAGCCCATCTTGTGAATAATTTCAAATTTAATCTCAGCCATATTAATTTGTCTCATTTTTTGGCGAGCATCCACCCTACTCCGGCAGTGGGCGTATATCCGCATAGTGCAGGCGTTAGTTTTATCACTCAAAATGAAGGCTGGAACAGAGGCTTTTTTGCCGGGTATTCCGGA is drawn from Bacteroidota bacterium and contains these coding sequences:
- a CDS encoding C4-type zinc ribbon domain-containing protein, which translates into the protein MDITVENKLKALWALQEIDSKLDKLNALKGELPMEVADLEDEIAGLETRAQNIRHEIENHEEKISEYKHKIKQSEQFITKFKQQLNDVKNNREYEALTKEIEIMELEIQAAEKRIKDASFAIEGQNTLITETESKIESGKKDIEAKKKELVTIIEETEEEEIKLGEERDEAIKEIEERLYYSYGRIRKNANNGIAIAPIVRSSCGGCFAKIPPQRQADIKQHLKINACEHCGRIIVDETITGIHAQVEEEDKKPRRRLKKRLNSGTTI
- a CDS encoding PaaI family thioesterase, giving the protein MLKNIFDPQKVKVDDINDFCKNTMTDVLDIKITEIHPDYIKSEMPVNTKTIHPFRMMHGGASFVLAEHVGSVASNLVMDANSSFAFGQSLVGSHIKPANEGETVYGYAYALHLGATSHIWDIKIRNTNEQLVFSGQLTMAIRPKKTHA
- a CDS encoding chorismate-binding protein, encoding MPDIAKACFRIPSQDLLFFEGQEESLSVFPQDRTGYVISNFEGTEFQFIAAKANPDKVEFSNHHAPGIKLDKSIDKHFFINYVKQIQSHIKSGEASKVVASRCNQIDLPDSFEINTFIQQLATTYPNAYISAYQGKKGTYVTATPELLLHMNNKGDAETMALAGTAKWEERDRLGVKEKEEQGFIVTHLQEVLDTFKLPYDKTAKSIVHAGHLAHLVNNFKFNLSHINLSHFLASIHPTPAVGVYPHSAGVSFITQNEGWNRGFFAGYSGIINVEGQTALAINLRSMLINGNKALLQAGAGITLESIPENEWLETEEKMKTIKNLIV